The DNA sequence CCCAGCCCCACGGCCCCAACACAGACCCGCAGCCGATCACCGGGCAGCCCATCACCCCCGAGCGCAGGTCGTACTCGACCACCGCGCCGTCCAGCCCTACCGTCATCACGGGTGCACTCCAATGCACCAAGACGGCCCTTCCGTGTCGGCCAAGACATGCGGGAGGGCCGTCGCCTACCTCCAGGACCTCCTCACCCTGTCGTCGCACACGACCAACAGCAAGAGCAAGATCGGCCACGCCCCCAGACCCCCGCCGAGATCAGCCCACCCTGACGCCGTCATCCTCACCCAGCACGGCGGTCAACACCTAGGGCAGCCGGGCCACGTCAGGACACATCACATGCCGACCGCCGGCAGTCGCCTGTGACGCGTCTCCTTGTCGAGATAACAAACGATCCCCCGCGCGTCACGCTCGCAGGGCGGCATGATCGGACGTTGCGAGGGGGCACTAGACAAGCACTAGGCAGGTGTCAGCTAGTCCGACCCGGTGTCGATCAGCCCGCGCTGCCGAAGGAACTGGCCCGCGACGTCGGAAGCGTCACGCCCATCGAGGTCCACCGCCGCGTTCAGGTCGATGATGGCGCGCTGGCTCAGCTGTCTGTTGACCGAGTTGATGATGTCCATGAACTTGTCACCGCCGAGAGTGTCCAGCTTGTCTTCGCCGATCACGAGGGCGACATGCTGGTAGCCGAAGAGCCGTTCCGGGTCCTCCAGGAGTCGGAAGTCGCCGTCGGCGAGCTGAGGGTCGGTCGAGAAGACGTTGGCAACATCGACATCCCCTTCGAAAAGGGCGACGAACCGGGCCCCGATGGCGACGGGAACGAACTCCCCGTTGGTCAGCCGGTACACCTCCTGCATCCCCGCGAAGCCCTGGTACCGATCCTCGAACTCCGGCCGGGCGCCGAGTGTGAAGCTCTCCAGCCTGCGCAGATCCCCGATCTCGCGCAGCTGGTGCTGCTGGGCGAAGAGGAACGTCGTCGCAATCGCGTCGACGTTCTCGAACGGCGTCTGCTCGCTCAGCACCTGGCCGCGCGTCTCGTAGAACTCGCGAGCCACCCGGGCCGTCTCCTTCGCCGACTTGCCCTCGACATCCTCCCCCGCGACGACGGTCGCGGCGACACTGAGGTACTCGGGGTAGGCGTCGATCTCACCGTCCTGGAGCTCCTGATCGATGACCTCGGTGGGGCCGATGTTCTTGCGGAGGACGACCTGATAGCCGT is a window from the Actinomycetota bacterium genome containing:
- a CDS encoding glycine betaine ABC transporter substrate-binding protein codes for the protein MRRVPRQTWFWASLALLAALAGCSDAGSAGPGSAQPQGESLKLTLGTKDFTESVIMGELYAQALTDDGYQVVLRKNIGPTEVIDQELQDGEIDAYPEYLSVAATVVAGEDVEGKSAKETARVAREFYETRGQVLSEQTPFENVDAIATTFLFAQQHQLREIGDLRRLESFTLGARPEFEDRYQGFAGMQEVYRLTNGEFVPVAIGARFVALFEGDVDVANVFSTDPQLADGDFRLLEDPERLFGYQHVALVIGEDKLDTLGGDKFMDIINSVNRQLSQRAIIDLNAAVDLDGRDASDVAGQFLRQRGLIDTGSD